Below is a window of Mucilaginibacter sp. PAMC 26640 DNA.
TATACTTAGCTTTATACCCGGCACTGTCATTAGTATCTGACCGCAGGCTTCCAGGGTGGAGCCGGTTGTTACAATATCATCTACCAGCAAAATGTGTTTGCCGGCCAATTTTTCAGGATCAGCAACTTTAAACACCTCCTGCATATTTTCAAACCTGGCAAACCGCGATTTATGCGTTTGCGTTTTAGTTGCTACCACACGCACCAGGTTTTCGTACTCAACAACAGCATCAAGTTTTTTCGCCAGTCCTTCTGCAAAGCAGGCACTCTGGTTATAACCGCGCTCCTTCAGGCGTTTTTTATGGAGCGGTACCGGGATTATGTAATCTGCCGTTTTAAATACTTCGTTTTGCAGTAACTGCTTGCCGGCTATGCTTCCCAGTAAATTGCCAATATGCTGCATGCCGTCGTACTTAAAATGGTGCATCATCTTTTGTACTTTGCCGCCTTTGTTGAAAAAATACATCGCATAGGCGGCCTCTACCGGGAGCTTACCCCAAAATTGCTGTGCTACAATATTTGCCGGCTGCAGGTGAAAGTTGGTATAGGGCAGGTTGTACAGGCAATCGGTACATAAAACCTCTTCGTTAGCCACAAGGCTGGCATGGCAGGCGGCACACAACTCCGGGAAGATGAGCGATATAAAATCTGACAGGTATGTGCGCAGCGGATTCACCTAGGAAAGGTAGAAGAAAAAAATAATTAAAAAAACTAGCTTTAAATGAAAAATAGCGATGGGTTTAAAACCCATCGCTATCCCTCTTATACGATTTAATATTTATACTTCTTCTGCTACCGCTTTATCTTTTTCTTTTATGGCCAATTGGCCACAGGCTGCATCAATATCCTTGCCGCGGCTCCGGCGCAGGTTAGTATTTACACCCTGGCTGCGCAGGTAATCTGCAAAGGCTTCTACTTTATCTTCCCCGGCATTAATATAACTGGCAAAAGCAATGGGGTTATATTCTATAATATTCACCTTGCAGGGCAGGTGCTTGCAAAACTGGGCCAGCTCTTTGGCATCCTGAATATTATCGTTCACACCGTCGAATATGATATACTCGTAAGTTACGGCGTTCTTGGTTTTAGCGTAATAGTATTTCAAAGCATCTGCCAGTGCTTTTAACGAGTTTTGCTCGTTGATGGGCATAATAGTATTGCGCTTTTCGTCGTTAGCGGCATGCAACGACAGCGCAAGATTAAACTTCACCTCATCATCTCCCAGCTTACGAATCATCTTGGCTATACCCGCAGTTGAAACCGTGATCCGTTTAGCCGCCATGCCTAATCCGTCGGGCGATGTGATCTTCTCTATTGACTTCATCACGTTGGCATAGTTAAGCAATGGCTCGCCCATACCCATGTACACAATGTTTGATAACGGGATCCCATAATGCTCACGGGCCTGCTTATCGATCAGCACCACCTGGTCGTAGATCTCATCAGGGTTGAGGTTGCGTTTACGCTCCATATAACCTGTGGCGCAAAATTTACAAGTAAGGCTACAACCCACCTGGCTGGATACACAGGCGGTCATTCTTTCACTTGTTGGAATTAAAACACCCTCAATTAAATGGGTATCATGTAATATAAAAGAATTTTTTATAGTTTTATCAGCACTAATCTGTGAAGTATTTATTTTAACATTGTTGATAATAAATTTCTCGTGCAGTTTTGTACGGAGTTCTTTTGAAATATTGCTCATGTCATCAAAGGATAAGCATGATTTTTTCCATAGCCATTCATAAACCTGTTTGGCTCTGAAGGCCTTTTCGTCCATCTGGACAAACTGCGCCTGAAGTGCCTGAATATCAAGGCTGCGGATATCTACCTTATCTTTTTTTGCATTCACAATACAAAAGTACTTAATTTTAAAATTTCCGTCGCTTTTTTAAAGTCATTCTTTTATAACATTAAAAACAATAACCAAAGGTTAATTGTAACTAATTATACAAAGAGGGGTTTAATTTTTTTTTGAAGATGCCATTATTAACTAATGAAAAGTTTTAGAGCCGATTACGTTTACCCTGTTTGTGCCGATCCGATTAAGAATGGAATAGTAACCGTTGATGATAACGGGAAGATAATTTCTGTAAGCGATACACCATCAACCGATTCACAACTTCCCCCACCAGAACAATTTAAAGGTATTATTGTGCCCGGGTTTATCAATACCCATTGCCATACCGAACTTTCACATCTTAAAGATAAAATAAAACCCGGCGACGGACTCATCAACTTTATTCAGGATGTGCAAACTTTCAGGAACACCGAAAAGGAGTTAATTACAACAGCCGCGGCTAAGGCCGATGACGAGATGTATAACAATGGAATAGTTGCCGTAGCCGATACGAGTAACAGCGAAATCACCATTGATATTAAAGCAAAGAGTAAAATTCATTACCACACTTTTGTTGAGATCTTTGGATTTCTACCTGAAAACGCAGAAAGTCTTTTTGAAAAAGCGCTGCGTTTAATGGAAGATTTTAAACCACAGTCTGTTTCCATCACTCCGCATGCTCCATACTCCGTGTCGAAAGAGCTGTTTAAGCTTATTAAACGTCACACCGACTCGGGCACCAACTTGCTGAGCATCCATAACCAGGAATGTGAAGAAGAGAATAAATTTTACCGTTATAAACTGGGTGGATTTGTTGAAATGTACCAGCATTTTGATATCGATATTGATTATTTCCGCC
It encodes the following:
- a CDS encoding 23S rRNA (adenine(2503)-C(2))-methyltransferase RlmN, whose amino-acid sequence is MNAKKDKVDIRSLDIQALQAQFVQMDEKAFRAKQVYEWLWKKSCLSFDDMSNISKELRTKLHEKFIINNVKINTSQISADKTIKNSFILHDTHLIEGVLIPTSERMTACVSSQVGCSLTCKFCATGYMERKRNLNPDEIYDQVVLIDKQAREHYGIPLSNIVYMGMGEPLLNYANVMKSIEKITSPDGLGMAAKRITVSTAGIAKMIRKLGDDEVKFNLALSLHAANDEKRNTIMPINEQNSLKALADALKYYYAKTKNAVTYEYIIFDGVNDNIQDAKELAQFCKHLPCKVNIIEYNPIAFASYINAGEDKVEAFADYLRSQGVNTNLRRSRGKDIDAACGQLAIKEKDKAVAEEV
- a CDS encoding amidohydrolase, with product MKSFRADYVYPVCADPIKNGIVTVDDNGKIISVSDTPSTDSQLPPPEQFKGIIVPGFINTHCHTELSHLKDKIKPGDGLINFIQDVQTFRNTEKELITTAAAKADDEMYNNGIVAVADTSNSEITIDIKAKSKIHYHTFVEIFGFLPENAESLFEKALRLMEDFKPQSVSITPHAPYSVSKELFKLIKRHTDSGTNLLSIHNQECEEENKFYRYKLGGFVEMYQHFDIDIDYFRPQARNSLQSVIPLLTNRQKILMVHNTCTNLKDIYFIKRFDRKINWCFCPNANLYIEKRVPKVELFVNQGLNITLGTDSLASNSGLCIMSEMRTLQENVPSLSFDTLLQWGTLNGARFMDLDAEKGSIEVGKTPGLNLITGMDGTKLTAASKVTKLI
- a CDS encoding amidophosphoribosyltransferase produces the protein MNPLRTYLSDFISLIFPELCAACHASLVANEEVLCTDCLYNLPYTNFHLQPANIVAQQFWGKLPVEAAYAMYFFNKGGKVQKMMHHFKYDGMQHIGNLLGSIAGKQLLQNEVFKTADYIIPVPLHKKRLKERGYNQSACFAEGLAKKLDAVVEYENLVRVVATKTQTHKSRFARFENMQEVFKVADPEKLAGKHILLVDDIVTTGSTLEACGQILMTVPGIKLSIATIAYAV